From a single Apium graveolens cultivar Ventura chromosome 2, ASM990537v1, whole genome shotgun sequence genomic region:
- the LOC141685857 gene encoding uncharacterized protein LOC141685857, which produces MVRSILETIPDSTILQINREENAKADELSKLVQNTSDLSSSVYFEELGAPSTDRPEVLCVSSLDNWMTPYIAYLKDGTLPEDQNKARYLKYKAARFFLEDNQLYQRTFSAPTLKCVDPDEADYCLREVHERICGDHLAAKALAYKVIRQG; this is translated from the coding sequence ATGGTGAGAAGTATCCTGGAAACCATCCCGGACTCGACCATCTTGCAAATAAACAGAGAAGAAAACGCGAAGGCAGATGAGCTGTCCAAGCTCGTCCAGAATACTTCAGATTTAAGCAGTTCGGTTTACTTTGAGGAGCTCGGCGCACCCAGCACCGACCGGCCCGAGGTATTATGTGTCAGCAGCCTGGACAACTGGATGACTCCATACATAGCTTATCTTAAGGACGGGACCCTGCCGGAAGACCAGAACAAAGCGCGATACCTCAAGTATAAAGCTGCTCGTTTCTTTCTGGAAGATAATCAGCTATACCAGCGAACCTTCTCGGCCCCGACTTTAAAATGCGTTGACCCGGACGAAGCAGATTATTGTCTCCGGGAGGTACACGAAAGAATCTGCGGAGATCATTTAGCCGCTAAAGCTTTAGCCtacaaagtcatcagacaaggcTAA